A portion of the Streptomyces sp. NBC_01335 genome contains these proteins:
- a CDS encoding NAD-binding protein — translation MLGFVSPLPQQPQRPQRPPVSGHMVVCGDDALARRLAVELRYVYGERVTLILPPGPDAAQPDLPLNQRARASALFGRMSAAMSRTGTGTAPLDGVGSGDSDTNAGVEPVVIMESAEPSDDVLEEAGVDRAAALALVYEDDERNIRAALTARRLNPRLRLVIRLYNRKLGVHLETLLDQAAAFAVPGLDPAALDASTTVLSDADTVAPALAATALTGSSKVVEAEGLLLRAAERTPPGPGERADPGLCTLALLSSTTVDPAGTEGSDSSGDDGPRLLPDERSVAAATGRGTIVLETVSRSVPDRPATRMGGRGAPLGQVFSRRLRWSALGVAAAVVALAVASVRTTGDSAPHSVYLTLLDLFAMGDPADDTAPSARKIIQLLSGVAGLLLLPLLIAAVLEAFGTLRTASSLRRPPRGLSGHVVLLGLGKIGTRVLVRLRELGIPVVVVEEDPNARGIPLARSLHVPTVIGDVTQEGVLEAAKIGRARALLALTSIDTTNLEATLYARSIKPDLRVALRLYDDDFATVVYRTLRTAHPGATTRSRSVTHLAAPSFAVAMMGRQILGAVPVERKVMLFAALVVGGHPQLEGHTVAQAFRAGAWRVLALDTTPPDDRVPDSAAEPPYGAGGRQRISGLIWDLPPGYVLKAEDRVVIAATRRGLAELLRRQRAASGRR, via the coding sequence ATGCTGGGTTTCGTGTCCCCTCTCCCCCAGCAGCCGCAGCGCCCCCAACGCCCGCCGGTCTCCGGCCACATGGTCGTCTGCGGTGACGACGCGCTCGCCCGACGGCTCGCCGTGGAGCTTCGTTACGTCTACGGGGAACGCGTCACCCTGATCCTCCCGCCCGGCCCGGACGCCGCGCAGCCGGACCTCCCGCTGAACCAGCGGGCCCGCGCCTCCGCCCTGTTCGGCCGGATGTCCGCGGCGATGAGCCGCACCGGCACCGGCACCGCACCCCTGGACGGCGTCGGGTCCGGCGACAGCGACACCAACGCCGGGGTGGAACCCGTCGTCATCATGGAGTCGGCGGAACCCTCCGACGACGTCCTGGAGGAGGCCGGCGTCGACCGGGCCGCCGCCCTCGCCCTCGTCTACGAGGACGACGAGCGCAACATCCGGGCCGCGCTCACCGCCCGCCGCCTCAACCCCCGGCTGCGCCTGGTGATCCGCCTCTACAACCGCAAGCTCGGCGTCCATCTGGAGACCCTCCTCGACCAGGCGGCGGCCTTCGCCGTGCCCGGCCTCGACCCGGCCGCACTGGACGCCAGCACCACCGTCCTCTCCGACGCCGACACCGTCGCCCCGGCCCTGGCCGCCACCGCGCTGACCGGCAGCAGCAAGGTCGTCGAGGCGGAGGGGCTGCTGCTGCGCGCGGCCGAACGCACCCCGCCCGGCCCCGGCGAGCGGGCGGACCCGGGACTCTGTACCCTCGCGCTCCTCTCCTCCACCACCGTCGACCCGGCCGGTACCGAAGGCTCCGACAGCAGCGGCGACGACGGACCGCGGCTGCTGCCCGACGAACGCTCCGTGGCGGCGGCGACCGGGCGCGGCACCATCGTCCTGGAGACCGTCAGCCGGTCGGTCCCGGACCGGCCCGCGACCCGGATGGGCGGCAGGGGCGCCCCGCTGGGCCAGGTGTTCTCGCGGCGGTTGCGCTGGTCGGCCCTGGGCGTCGCGGCGGCCGTGGTCGCCCTGGCGGTGGCCTCGGTCCGCACGACCGGCGACAGCGCCCCGCACTCGGTCTACCTGACCCTGCTCGACCTCTTCGCCATGGGGGACCCGGCGGACGACACCGCGCCCTCCGCCCGCAAGATCATCCAGCTGCTCTCGGGGGTGGCCGGACTCCTGCTGCTGCCGCTGCTGATCGCGGCGGTCCTGGAGGCCTTCGGTACCCTGCGCACCGCCTCCTCGCTGCGCCGCCCGCCGCGCGGCCTCTCCGGCCATGTGGTCCTGCTCGGCCTGGGCAAGATCGGTACGCGGGTCCTCGTACGCCTCCGCGAGCTCGGCATCCCCGTGGTCGTCGTCGAGGAGGACCCGAACGCCCGGGGCATCCCGCTGGCCCGCTCCCTGCACGTGCCGACCGTCATCGGAGACGTCACCCAGGAAGGCGTCCTGGAGGCGGCGAAGATCGGCCGGGCCCGCGCGCTGCTCGCCCTGACCAGCATCGACACCACCAACCTCGAAGCGACGCTCTACGCCCGGTCGATCAAGCCCGACCTGCGGGTGGCTCTCCGGCTCTACGACGACGACTTCGCGACCGTCGTCTACCGCACCCTGCGCACCGCCCACCCGGGGGCCACCACCCGCTCCCGGTCGGTGACCCATCTGGCCGCCCCCTCCTTCGCCGTGGCGATGATGGGCCGGCAGATCCTCGGCGCCGTCCCGGTCGAGCGGAAGGTGATGCTCTTCGCCGCCCTGGTGGTGGGCGGCCACCCGCAGCTGGAGGGCCACACCGTCGCGCAGGCGTTCCGGGCCGGCGCCTGGCGGGTGCTGGCCCTGGACACCACCCCGCCCGACGACCGCGTACCCGATTCCGCCGCCGAACCTCCCTACGGCGCCGGGGGCAGGCAGCGCATCTCGGGGCTGATCTGGGACCTGCCGCCCGGATACGTACTCAAGGCCGAGGACCGGGTGGTGATCGCCGCGACCCGGCGCGGGCTCGCCGAGCTGCTGCGCAGGCAGCGCGCCGCCTCAGGGCGACGCTGA
- a CDS encoding PucR family transcriptional regulator produces the protein MAESRIPVEALGNYVHVLEEVAGTGRRLTHKELEERRELGREAAESGLRLRGLITLHLAQTRAHWPCTAARGGAGSVDAVLHAVEQAVDAFTEGFEGAQRMTVRREEAARREFIDDLLYGRSDLGRLAERSSRFGLHLSRAHAVAVAVGPEAYTETDAVLRSVEAAMLARFGGREILLTTKDGRLICIAPGSRSDVLLYFAQQSHAATGGGQAAIGRPHHGPGGVVQSYDEALEAHELAGRLGLDEPVLHAADLLVYPVLTRDRQAMVDLVRSRLGPLQRARGGAEPLLRTLTAYFDSGCVAAETARRLSLSVRALTYRLERIHQLTGSDLADPVHRYTLQTAVIGARLLDWPAKEI, from the coding sequence ATGGCGGAATCGCGCATACCCGTCGAGGCACTGGGAAACTACGTCCACGTCCTGGAGGAAGTGGCCGGGACGGGGAGACGGCTGACGCACAAGGAGCTGGAGGAGCGCCGTGAGCTCGGCAGGGAGGCCGCGGAATCCGGGCTCCGGCTGCGCGGACTGATCACCCTCCATCTCGCGCAGACCCGCGCGCACTGGCCGTGTACGGCGGCCCGGGGCGGCGCCGGTTCGGTGGACGCCGTCCTCCACGCGGTGGAGCAGGCCGTGGACGCCTTCACCGAAGGCTTCGAGGGGGCGCAGCGGATGACGGTGCGCCGCGAGGAGGCGGCCCGCCGCGAGTTCATCGACGACCTGCTCTACGGGCGCAGCGACCTCGGCCGTCTCGCGGAGCGCTCCAGCCGCTTCGGGCTGCATCTGTCGCGGGCGCACGCGGTCGCGGTGGCCGTGGGCCCGGAGGCGTACACCGAGACGGACGCGGTGCTGCGCAGCGTGGAGGCGGCGATGCTGGCCCGGTTCGGGGGGCGCGAGATCCTGCTGACGACGAAGGACGGCCGCCTGATCTGCATCGCGCCGGGCAGCCGGTCGGACGTGCTGCTCTACTTCGCCCAGCAGTCCCATGCGGCGACCGGCGGCGGGCAGGCCGCCATCGGCCGCCCCCACCACGGGCCGGGCGGTGTCGTCCAGTCGTACGACGAGGCGCTCGAAGCCCATGAGCTCGCCGGTCGGCTGGGGCTCGACGAACCGGTGCTGCACGCGGCCGATCTGCTGGTCTACCCCGTGCTGACCCGGGACCGGCAGGCCATGGTGGACCTGGTGCGCAGCCGGCTGGGCCCGCTCCAGAGGGCCCGGGGCGGCGCCGAACCGCTGCTGCGGACCCTCACGGCGTACTTCGACTCGGGGTGCGTGGCGGCGGAGACGGCCCGGCGGCTGTCGCTGAGCGTGCGGGCGCTGACGTACCGGTTGGAGCGCATCCACCAGCTGACCGGCTCCGACCTCGCCGACCCGGTGCACCGCTACACCCTGCAGACGGCGGTCATCGGCGCCCGGCTGCTGGACTGGCCCGCGAAGGAGATCTGA
- the lysA gene encoding diaminopimelate decarboxylase, whose product MTTTPLAPVPTPAPAGSPSPAGAPSPAWSPDPAGEAPDSATATASTSATALTPCTSPARQTYPKDVWPASTRPGPRGDMAVGGVSLAEAAERFGTPLYVLDEGEVRDRCRTYRAAFPPEEADVVYAAKAFLSRAVVRWVREEGLGLDVCSAGELLLAISAGFPADRIVLHGNAKSPEDLSTAVRLGVGRIVLDSTSEIARLAALVPHGTRQPVMIRVVPGISAGGHAAVRTGTEDQKFGLSLMDGSAQHAIDRVLGQPGLELVGLHCHIGSQITSITPYVSALRRMVGLLARTRDKHGVVLPELDMGGGHGIAYRAGEPALDIPTLAARIRAELTAGCARAMLPVPRLTVEPGRAVIGPAGVAVYRVLSVKRTGTRTFVAVDGGMSDNPRPALYGVRYAPRMVGRASSAPGRMVTVVGRHCEAGDVLADAVELPEDVHPGDLLAVPAAGAYHLSMASGYNLVGRPPVVAVTGGTARLLVRRESLEDLRRRDVGA is encoded by the coding sequence ATGACCACCACCCCCCTCGCCCCCGTCCCCACCCCCGCACCGGCCGGGTCCCCAAGCCCCGCCGGCGCCCCCTCCCCGGCCTGGTCCCCCGACCCGGCCGGGGAGGCCCCCGACTCCGCCACCGCCACCGCCTCCACCTCGGCCACCGCCCTCACGCCGTGCACCTCCCCGGCCCGGCAGACGTACCCGAAGGACGTGTGGCCCGCCTCGACGCGCCCCGGGCCGCGCGGCGACATGGCGGTGGGCGGGGTCTCCCTGGCCGAGGCCGCCGAACGGTTCGGCACCCCGCTGTACGTGCTCGACGAGGGAGAGGTCCGCGACCGCTGCCGGACCTACCGCGCCGCGTTCCCGCCCGAGGAGGCGGACGTGGTCTACGCGGCGAAGGCCTTCCTGAGCCGGGCCGTCGTCCGGTGGGTGCGGGAGGAGGGGCTCGGGCTCGACGTCTGCTCGGCCGGTGAACTCCTCCTCGCGATCAGCGCGGGCTTCCCCGCCGACCGGATCGTGCTGCACGGCAACGCCAAGAGCCCGGAGGACCTGAGCACCGCCGTGCGGCTCGGCGTCGGCCGGATCGTGCTCGACTCGACCTCCGAGATCGCCCGCCTCGCCGCCCTGGTGCCGCACGGCACCCGCCAACCCGTCATGATCCGCGTGGTGCCCGGGATCTCGGCCGGCGGGCACGCGGCGGTCCGTACCGGCACCGAGGACCAGAAGTTCGGTCTCTCCCTCATGGACGGCTCGGCGCAGCACGCCATCGACCGGGTTCTCGGCCAACCGGGACTCGAACTCGTGGGCCTGCACTGCCACATCGGCTCGCAGATCACCTCGATCACGCCGTACGTCTCCGCGCTCCGCCGGATGGTGGGGCTCCTCGCCCGGACCCGGGACAAGCACGGAGTCGTGCTGCCCGAGCTGGACATGGGGGGCGGGCACGGCATCGCGTACCGGGCGGGCGAACCGGCACTCGACATCCCCACGCTCGCCGCGCGCATCCGTGCCGAACTCACCGCCGGGTGCGCGCGGGCCATGCTGCCGGTGCCCCGGCTGACCGTCGAACCCGGGCGGGCGGTCATCGGCCCCGCGGGCGTGGCCGTGTACCGGGTGCTCTCCGTCAAGCGGACCGGCACCCGTACCTTCGTGGCCGTCGACGGCGGCATGAGCGACAACCCGCGCCCGGCGCTGTACGGCGTGCGGTACGCGCCCCGCATGGTCGGCCGGGCCTCCAGCGCGCCCGGACGGATGGTGACCGTGGTGGGCCGGCACTGCGAGGCTGGGGACGTCCTGGCCGACGCGGTGGAACTCCCCGAGGACGTGCACCCGGGCGATCTGCTGGCCGTCCCGGCGGCGGGGGCGTACCACCTGTCGATGGCCTCCGGCTACAACCTCGTGGGCCGGCCGCCGGTGGTCGCCGTGACGGGCGGCACCGCGCGGCTGCTCGTACGCCGCGAATCCCTCGAAGACCTCCGGCGGAGGGACGTCGGAGCCTGA
- a CDS encoding SAV_915 family protein: MESALPDPDPLEPVPAGPPLANVPAGPLFVPVRPGFAHCPSSVRARFFRTPLGARTAVAFTSESRLVATLGAGQQWVRLCEPALRDLAAPLGVRTLTVDPLLSAPRAADPHPSVPHTAAHAAPTATTTPAMPVAAVAAVSHATPAAPVARATDPAPPAPAVPDAPALVRHGR; this comes from the coding sequence ATGGAAAGCGCGCTGCCGGATCCCGACCCCCTCGAACCCGTCCCGGCCGGACCCCCGCTCGCAAACGTCCCGGCCGGGCCCTTGTTCGTACCGGTCCGCCCGGGTTTTGCCCACTGTCCGTCGAGCGTCCGGGCACGGTTCTTCCGTACGCCGCTCGGCGCGCGCACCGCCGTCGCCTTCACCTCGGAGAGCCGCCTCGTCGCCACCCTGGGCGCGGGTCAGCAGTGGGTACGCCTCTGCGAACCGGCCCTCCGTGACCTCGCCGCCCCTCTCGGCGTCCGCACCCTGACCGTCGACCCGCTGCTCTCCGCGCCGCGCGCCGCCGACCCGCACCCCTCGGTGCCCCACACCGCCGCGCACGCGGCCCCCACCGCAACCACCACGCCCGCCATGCCTGTCGCTGCTGTCGCTGCCGTCTCGCACGCGACCCCCGCCGCTCCCGTCGCCCGCGCGACGGACCCGGCTCCTCCCGCGCCGGCCGTCCCCGACGCCCCCGCGCTCGTCCGCCACGGACGCTGA